One genomic region from Paroceanicella profunda encodes:
- a CDS encoding deoxyguanosinetriphosphate triphosphohydrolase, whose product MPAPFASDPAASRGRLHAEDPSAHRSPFQRDRDRIIHSSAFRRLKHKTQVFVEHEGDYFRTRLTHSIEVAQVARTIARTLRLNEDLTEAVALAHDLGHTPFGHTGEDALAEMMAPWGGFDHNAQAVKIVTALEQHYAEHDGLNLTWETLEGIAKHNGPVKRPPFALAEYNAIHDLELSTHASAEAQVAALSDDIAYNNHDLMDGLRAGLFLEEEIRELPVIGRCFDIVDSRWPGLDPTRRQHEALRRVFGVMVEDVLRESAQILERSGARSPEDIRALDYQVVRFSRPLWEDLKIIRKFFFDNMYRHWQVRRMRRKASIVVKDLFTIFLEDTGMLPDEWRRAANFAGEGVGRARVVSDYIAGMTDRFALQEHRKIMDPSERG is encoded by the coding sequence ATGCCCGCGCCTTTTGCCTCCGACCCCGCCGCCAGCCGGGGCAGGCTCCATGCCGAAGACCCCTCCGCCCACCGCTCGCCCTTCCAGCGCGACCGGGACCGGATCATCCATTCCTCCGCCTTCCGGCGGCTCAAGCACAAGACCCAGGTCTTCGTGGAGCACGAGGGGGATTATTTCCGCACCCGCCTCACCCATTCCATCGAGGTGGCGCAGGTGGCGCGGACCATCGCGCGCACGCTGCGGCTCAACGAAGACCTGACGGAGGCGGTGGCGCTGGCGCATGACCTCGGCCACACCCCCTTCGGCCACACCGGCGAGGACGCGCTGGCCGAGATGATGGCGCCCTGGGGCGGCTTCGACCACAACGCCCAGGCGGTGAAGATCGTCACCGCGCTGGAGCAGCATTACGCCGAGCATGACGGGCTCAACCTCACCTGGGAGACGCTGGAGGGCATCGCCAAGCACAACGGGCCGGTGAAGCGCCCGCCCTTCGCGCTGGCCGAGTACAACGCCATCCATGATCTCGAGCTCTCCACCCACGCGAGCGCGGAGGCGCAGGTGGCCGCCCTTTCCGACGACATCGCCTACAACAACCACGACCTGATGGACGGGCTGCGCGCCGGGCTGTTCCTGGAGGAGGAGATCCGCGAGCTGCCGGTGATCGGGCGCTGCTTCGACATCGTGGACAGCCGCTGGCCCGGGCTGGACCCGACGCGCCGCCAGCACGAGGCGCTGCGGCGGGTGTTCGGCGTGATGGTCGAGGACGTGCTGCGCGAGAGCGCGCAGATTCTGGAGCGCTCCGGCGCCCGCAGCCCGGAGGACATCCGCGCCCTCGACTACCAGGTGGTCCGCTTCTCCCGCCCGCTCTGGGAGGACCTGAAGATCATCCGCAAGTTCTTCTTCGACAACATGTACCGCCACTGGCAGGTGCGCCGCATGCGCCGCAAGGCCTCGATCGTGGTGAAGGACCTGTTCACCATCTTCCTGGAGGATACCGGGATGCTGCCCGACGAATGGCGCCGGGCGGCGAATTTCGCCGGCGAGGGCGTGGGGCGGGCGCGTGTCGTCTCCGACTACATCGCCGGCATGACCGACCGCTTCGCCCTGCAGGAGCACCGCAAGATCATGGACCCGAGCGAACGCGGCTGA
- the argS gene encoding arginine--tRNA ligase: MNLFADIRTLVLDSLATLAAQGTLPPGMDLGNVTVEPPRDPAHGDMATNAAMVLAKPAGKKPREIADALAALLASDARIASAEVAGPGFLNLRLAPGVWTSVIPAALAAGADFGRSAMGGGLKVNVEYVSANPTGPLHVGHTRGAVFGDALAALLDFAGYAVTREYYVNDGGAQVDVLARSAYERYREANGLEPKIADGLYPGDYLVPVGQALKDKYGDSLIDRPEEDWLEDIRLFATEAMMDMIRADLAALGVTMDSFFSEKSLYGTGRIEAALADLESKGLIYEGVLEPPKGKTPEDWEPREQTLFRSTLHGDDVDRPVKKSDGAWTYFAPDIAYHYDKVTRGFDLLIDVFGADHGGYVKRMKAAVSALSGGRVPLDVKLCQLVKLYKNGEPFKMSKRAGTFVTLRDVIDEVGPDVTRFTMLTRKNDAALDFDFAKALEQSKDNPVFYVQYAHARVHSVMARAAEAGIPTDAQAIAGADLSLLADAAEQGLAAKLAEWPRIVEAAAGAHEPHRIAFYLYDLASDLHGLWNRGTDDPSLRFVQESNIPASLARLALIRAVAVVIAAGLGILGVTPVQEMR; this comes from the coding sequence ATGAACCTTTTCGCCGATATCAGGACCCTCGTCCTCGACAGCCTCGCCACACTTGCCGCGCAGGGCACCCTGCCTCCGGGGATGGACCTCGGCAATGTCACGGTCGAGCCGCCCCGAGACCCGGCGCATGGCGACATGGCGACCAACGCGGCCATGGTGCTGGCCAAGCCCGCCGGGAAGAAGCCGCGCGAGATTGCCGATGCGCTCGCCGCCCTGCTGGCCTCGGACGCGCGCATCGCCTCCGCCGAGGTGGCGGGCCCGGGCTTCCTGAACCTGCGCCTCGCGCCCGGGGTCTGGACCTCCGTGATCCCGGCGGCGCTGGCGGCGGGGGCCGATTTCGGCCGGTCCGCCATGGGCGGCGGGCTGAAGGTGAACGTGGAATACGTCTCGGCGAACCCCACCGGGCCGCTGCACGTGGGCCACACCCGCGGCGCGGTGTTCGGCGACGCGCTGGCCGCGCTGCTGGATTTCGCCGGATACGCCGTCACCCGCGAGTATTACGTGAACGATGGCGGCGCCCAGGTCGACGTGCTCGCCCGCTCCGCCTATGAGCGCTACCGCGAGGCGAACGGGCTGGAACCGAAGATCGCCGACGGGCTCTACCCCGGCGACTACCTGGTGCCCGTGGGCCAGGCGCTGAAGGACAAGTACGGCGACAGCCTGATCGACCGCCCGGAAGAGGACTGGCTGGAGGACATCCGCCTCTTCGCCACCGAGGCGATGATGGACATGATCCGCGCCGACCTCGCCGCCCTCGGCGTGACCATGGACAGCTTCTTCTCCGAGAAGTCGCTCTACGGCACCGGCCGCATCGAGGCGGCGCTGGCCGACCTCGAGTCCAAGGGCCTGATCTACGAGGGCGTTCTGGAGCCCCCGAAGGGCAAGACCCCGGAGGACTGGGAGCCGCGCGAGCAGACCCTGTTCCGCTCCACCCTGCACGGCGACGACGTGGACCGGCCGGTGAAGAAATCCGACGGCGCCTGGACCTATTTCGCCCCCGACATCGCCTATCACTACGACAAGGTCACCCGCGGCTTCGACCTGCTGATCGACGTCTTCGGCGCGGATCACGGCGGCTACGTGAAGCGCATGAAGGCGGCGGTCTCCGCCCTGTCCGGCGGGCGCGTGCCGCTCGACGTGAAGCTGTGCCAGCTGGTCAAGCTCTACAAGAACGGCGAGCCGTTCAAGATGTCCAAGCGCGCCGGCACCTTCGTCACCCTGCGCGACGTGATCGACGAGGTGGGCCCGGACGTCACCCGCTTCACCATGCTCACCCGCAAGAACGACGCGGCGCTGGACTTCGACTTCGCCAAGGCGCTGGAGCAGTCCAAGGACAACCCGGTGTTCTACGTGCAATACGCCCATGCCCGGGTGCACTCGGTGATGGCGCGCGCCGCCGAGGCCGGCATCCCGACCGATGCGCAGGCCATCGCGGGCGCCGATCTCTCGCTGCTGGCAGACGCCGCCGAGCAGGGGCTGGCGGCCAAGCTCGCCGAATGGCCCCGCATCGTGGAGGCCGCGGCCGGCGCGCATGAGCCGCACCGCATCGCCTTCTACCTCTACGATCTCGCCTCGGACCTGCACGGGCTGTGGAACCGCGGCACCGACGACCCCTCGCTGCGGTTTGTGCAGGAAAGCAACATTCCTGCATCACTTGCGCGCCTGGCCCTGATTCGTGCCGTGGCTGTTGTGATTGCCGCCGGTCTTGGTATTCTTGGCGTCACCCCGGTTCAGGAAATGCGCTAG
- a CDS encoding SPOR domain-containing protein, translating to MQDPYDSRPDDSDRGRRGLTGAAGKWLGAVLSIAILGGVGVWTYRLGERDASAVPVILAMEGPAKVQPDDPGGLQAEFQGLSVNEVMRGEPPSHRPEEVTLAPAPAEPTKDDLSVSELLPEFARQPAAARGTSAAAPASRSVAAASPVQVEAAELSPDAEEEEDALSSDTTDEMTEASLPGTAPAPAPQADSDSASDEPLGSDSQFALSRSASPRQRPADLRMAAATPQQTAPEPTPVAASPAQAPAPAAVASELPKGTMMIQLGAFDSADVARSEWSRLSAQHADLLGKRQLVIQRTVSSGRVFYRLRAAGFDDLAAARATCAALTARGPACIPARQD from the coding sequence ATGCAGGACCCGTACGATTCCCGTCCCGACGATTCGGACCGAGGCCGCCGCGGCCTCACCGGTGCCGCCGGCAAATGGCTTGGCGCAGTTCTCTCGATCGCGATTCTCGGTGGCGTCGGGGTCTGGACCTACCGGCTGGGGGAGCGTGACGCCTCCGCCGTTCCGGTGATCCTGGCCATGGAAGGCCCCGCCAAGGTGCAGCCCGATGACCCGGGCGGCCTGCAGGCCGAGTTCCAGGGCCTCTCGGTGAACGAGGTGATGCGCGGCGAGCCGCCCTCGCACCGCCCCGAGGAGGTGACCCTCGCCCCCGCCCCGGCCGAGCCGACCAAGGACGACCTTTCGGTCTCCGAGCTTCTGCCCGAGTTCGCCCGCCAGCCCGCGGCCGCGCGCGGCACCTCCGCCGCCGCCCCGGCCAGCCGCAGCGTGGCGGCCGCATCTCCCGTGCAGGTGGAGGCCGCCGAACTCTCCCCCGACGCGGAGGAGGAGGAGGACGCGCTCTCCTCCGACACCACCGACGAGATGACCGAGGCCAGCCTGCCCGGCACCGCCCCGGCCCCGGCCCCGCAGGCTGACAGCGACAGCGCGTCGGACGAGCCTCTCGGCTCCGACAGCCAGTTCGCCCTGTCGCGTTCCGCCAGCCCGCGCCAGCGCCCGGCCGACCTGCGCATGGCCGCCGCCACCCCGCAGCAGACCGCGCCGGAGCCGACACCGGTTGCAGCCAGCCCGGCGCAGGCGCCCGCGCCGGCCGCCGTGGCCTCCGAGCTTCCCAAGGGCACGATGATGATCCAGCTCGGCGCCTTCGATTCCGCGGATGTCGCCCGCTCGGAGTGGTCGCGGCTCAGCGCGCAGCACGCCGACCTGCTGGGCAAGCGCCAGCTGGTGATCCAGCGCACCGTCTCCTCCGGGCGGGTGTTCTACCGGCTGCGCGCCGCGGGTTTCGACGATCTCGCCGCCGCCCGCGCCACCTGCGCCGCGCTCACCGCGCGCGGGCCGGCCTGCATCCCGGCCCGGCAGGACTGA
- the nagZ gene encoding beta-N-acetylhexosaminidase, with amino-acid sequence MARAAILGCLGPTLTPGETAFLRDADPWGFILFARNVESPAQVAALVSALRETVGRRAPVLIDQEGGRVARLRPPHWRGWQPVADMIGALEEEADILEALTLRYRLIAHELHALGIDVNCAPLLDVPQPGAHDVIGNRAIGTEPAHIALRGREIAEALRAGGVLPVIKHIPGHGRGMADSHLALPSAEADAATLRAVDFLPFRALRDQALGMTAHMVYPAIDPERCATLSPEVIAVIRGEIGFDGLLMTDDLSMKALTGSFGARTRDALAAGCDVVLHCNGDPEEMRAVMAACPELSGTALARAERAEAARRAPAPFDVAAADARFAALAGAALHA; translated from the coding sequence ATGGCCCGCGCCGCGATTCTCGGGTGCCTCGGCCCCACGCTCACGCCCGGCGAGACGGCCTTCCTGCGCGATGCCGACCCCTGGGGCTTCATCCTCTTCGCCCGCAACGTGGAGAGCCCGGCCCAGGTGGCGGCCCTCGTCAGCGCCCTGCGCGAGACGGTGGGGCGCCGCGCGCCGGTGCTGATCGACCAGGAGGGCGGCCGCGTGGCCCGGCTGCGCCCGCCGCACTGGCGCGGCTGGCAGCCGGTGGCCGACATGATCGGCGCGCTGGAGGAGGAGGCCGACATCCTCGAGGCGCTCACCCTGCGCTACCGGCTCATCGCACATGAACTGCACGCCCTGGGCATCGACGTGAACTGCGCGCCGCTGCTCGACGTGCCGCAGCCCGGCGCGCATGACGTGATCGGCAACCGCGCCATCGGCACGGAGCCCGCGCATATCGCCCTGCGCGGCCGCGAGATCGCCGAGGCGCTGCGCGCCGGCGGGGTGCTGCCGGTGATCAAGCACATTCCCGGGCACGGGCGCGGCATGGCCGACAGCCATCTCGCCCTGCCCTCGGCGGAGGCCGATGCCGCCACGCTGCGCGCGGTGGACTTCCTGCCGTTCCGCGCCCTGCGCGACCAGGCGCTGGGGATGACCGCGCACATGGTCTACCCCGCCATCGACCCCGAGCGCTGCGCCACCCTCTCGCCGGAGGTGATCGCGGTGATCCGCGGCGAGATCGGCTTCGACGGGCTGCTGATGACCGATGACCTGTCGATGAAGGCGCTCACGGGCAGTTTCGGCGCGCGCACGCGCGACGCCCTTGCCGCGGGCTGCGACGTGGTCCTGCACTGCAACGGCGATCCGGAGGAGATGCGCGCGGTGATGGCCGCCTGCCCGGAGCTCTCCGGCACAGCCCTTGCGCGCGCGGAACGGGCCGAGGCGGCGCGCCGCGCCCCTGCCCCGTTCGACGTGGCCGCGGCCGATGCGCGGTTCGCCGCCCTTGCCGGAGCCGCGCTGCATGCCTGA
- a CDS encoding segregation and condensation protein A, translating into MPEDIPDFAAPGAAGEASVAERMAAEALLVDVDGFEGPLDLLLTLARTQKVDLRRVSILGLAEQYLGFVSAAKRLRIELAADYLVMAAWLAFLKSRLLLPPDPEAEGPSGEELAAHLAYQLERLEAMRRAAARLMGRDQLGRDRFARGMSQSITLKRQVIYDASLIDLLQAYARVKTRDEYEPLHVKRGVVYTMEQALERLRGLIPQAVDWGLLEAFLPEGWRLDPEKRRTATAATFAAMLELVKDGRAEIRQEALFAPIMVRSIRRDADV; encoded by the coding sequence ATGCCTGAGGACATCCCCGATTTCGCCGCCCCCGGCGCGGCGGGGGAGGCCAGCGTCGCCGAGCGCATGGCCGCGGAGGCGCTGCTGGTCGACGTGGACGGGTTCGAGGGGCCGCTGGACCTGCTGCTCACCCTCGCGCGCACCCAGAAGGTGGACCTGCGCCGGGTGTCGATCCTGGGCCTGGCGGAACAATACCTGGGCTTCGTCTCGGCGGCGAAGCGCCTGCGCATCGAGCTTGCGGCGGATTACCTGGTGATGGCGGCCTGGCTCGCCTTCCTGAAATCGCGCCTGCTGCTACCGCCGGACCCGGAGGCCGAGGGCCCCTCGGGCGAGGAACTGGCCGCGCATCTCGCCTACCAGCTGGAGCGGCTGGAGGCGATGCGCCGGGCCGCCGCGCGGCTGATGGGGCGCGACCAGCTGGGGCGCGACCGGTTCGCGCGCGGCATGTCCCAGTCCATTACCCTGAAGCGGCAGGTGATCTACGACGCCTCGCTCATCGACCTGCTGCAGGCCTATGCCCGGGTGAAGACCCGGGACGAGTACGAGCCCCTGCACGTGAAGCGCGGCGTGGTCTACACCATGGAACAGGCGCTGGAGCGGTTGCGCGGGCTGATCCCGCAGGCGGTGGACTGGGGCCTGCTGGAGGCGTTCCTGCCCGAGGGCTGGCGGCTGGACCCGGAAAAGCGCCGCACGGCCACCGCCGCCACCTTCGCCGCCATGCTGGAGCTGGTGAAGGACGGCCGCGCCGAGATCCGCCAGGAGGCGCTGTTCGCGCCCATCATGGTGCGCTCCATCCGCCGGGACGCGGATGTCTGA
- the scpB gene encoding SMC-Scp complex subunit ScpB, translated as MSEEQPAPEQAPSLFEAPPPGEQERMVEAILFASAQPLSERDIADRLPHGCAVREALDALRARYRDRGVQLARVGEAWAFRTAPDLGFLMHKEAVETRRLSRAAIETLAIIAYHQPVTRAEIEEIRGVSVSRGTLDLLMELEWVRIGRRRMTPGRPVTFIVTPVFLDHFGLESPRDLPGIRELRDAGLLDNRPPPGQGFSLGTGDDAESGPEEDPEDVPDRGQDDMFD; from the coding sequence ATGTCTGAGGAGCAGCCGGCGCCGGAGCAGGCACCGAGCCTGTTCGAGGCCCCGCCGCCGGGCGAGCAGGAGCGGATGGTGGAGGCCATCCTCTTCGCCTCCGCCCAGCCGCTGAGCGAGCGCGACATCGCCGACCGCCTGCCGCATGGCTGCGCCGTGCGCGAGGCGCTGGACGCGCTGCGCGCCCGCTACCGCGACCGGGGCGTGCAGCTGGCCCGGGTGGGCGAGGCCTGGGCCTTCCGCACCGCGCCGGACCTCGGCTTCCTGATGCACAAGGAGGCGGTGGAGACCCGCCGCCTGTCGCGCGCCGCGATCGAGACGCTGGCCATCATCGCCTATCACCAGCCGGTGACGCGCGCGGAGATTGAGGAGATCCGCGGTGTGTCGGTGTCCCGCGGGACGCTGGACCTGCTGATGGAACTGGAATGGGTGCGCATCGGCCGGCGGCGGATGACGCCCGGCCGGCCGGTGACCTTCATCGTGACCCCGGTGTTCCTGGACCATTTCGGGCTGGAGAGCCCGCGCGACCTGCCGGGGATCCGCGAGTTGCGCGACGCAGGGCTGCTGGACAACCGCCCGCCGCCCGGTCAGGGCTTCAGCCTGGGGACCGGCGACGACGCGGAAAGCGGCCCGGAGGAGGACCCGGAGGACGTCCCGGACCGCGGCCAGGACGACATGTTCGACTGA
- the xth gene encoding exodeoxyribonuclease III, whose amino-acid sequence MRIASYNINGVKARITALTRWLEAQTPDVVVLQEIKSVDEGFPREAIEDLGYNVETHGQKGFNGVAILSRSPLEDVTRGLPGDEADEQARWIEATVVGPKDALRVCGLYLPNGNPAPGPKYDYKLAWMARMRTRAQELLAAEEPALMAGDYNIIPQAEDAAKPEAWAEDALFLPDSRAAFRRIQTLGFTDAYRALHPGAGAYTFWDYQAGAWQKNNGIRIDHILLSPQAADRLTASGIDRDERAGDKPSDHVPIWCDLDI is encoded by the coding sequence ATGCGCATCGCAAGCTACAACATCAACGGCGTGAAGGCCCGGATCACCGCCCTCACCCGCTGGCTGGAGGCCCAGACGCCGGATGTCGTCGTGCTGCAGGAGATCAAGTCGGTGGACGAGGGCTTCCCGCGCGAGGCCATCGAGGACCTTGGCTACAATGTCGAGACCCATGGCCAGAAGGGTTTCAACGGCGTCGCCATCCTGTCGCGCAGCCCGCTGGAGGACGTGACGCGCGGCCTTCCGGGCGACGAGGCGGACGAGCAGGCGCGCTGGATCGAGGCGACGGTGGTCGGACCGAAGGACGCGCTGCGCGTCTGCGGCCTGTACCTGCCCAACGGCAACCCGGCGCCGGGCCCGAAATACGACTACAAGCTGGCCTGGATGGCGCGGATGCGCACCCGGGCGCAGGAGCTGCTCGCCGCCGAGGAGCCGGCACTGATGGCCGGGGACTACAACATCATCCCCCAGGCCGAGGACGCCGCGAAGCCGGAGGCCTGGGCCGAGGACGCGCTGTTCCTGCCGGACTCGCGCGCCGCCTTCCGCCGCATCCAGACGCTGGGCTTCACCGACGCCTACCGCGCGCTGCACCCCGGCGCGGGCGCCTACACGTTCTGGGACTACCAGGCCGGCGCCTGGCAGAAGAACAACGGCATCCGTATCGACCACATCCTGCTCAGCCCGCAGGCCGCCGACCGGCTGACCGCCAGTGGCATCGACCGGGACGAGCGGGCCGGAGACAAGCCCTCCGACCACGTGCCGATCTGGTGCGATCTGGACATCTGA
- a CDS encoding ABC transporter substrate-binding protein, giving the protein MTDLLSRTVSAAARRQAHRLACTAAIAALFSAGPGMAEMMTELGEPEAAVSIVAWPGYIERGETDAAYDWVSAFEKETGCMVSVKTANTSDEMVALMNEGGFDLVTASGDASLRLVAGKRVQEVNPELIPSWSSLDERLKDAPWHTVEGRHYGVPYQWGPNVLMYNTEVFPEAPTSWNVVFEPMDLPDGKPNEGRVQAYDGPIHIADAANYLMAHKPELGITSPYALTEDQYQAALELLRTQRTLVSRYWHDAFIQMDDFKNEGVVASGSWPFQVNLLKADGQPVASTIPEEGATGWADTTMLHAEAEHPVCAYKWMEHSLAPKVQGDLAAWFGSNPVVPAACEGNDLLGPEGCSTNGFDDFERIRFWQTPVSSCAAGECVPYYRWVSDYIGVIGGR; this is encoded by the coding sequence ATGACTGACCTGCTGTCCCGAACCGTGTCCGCAGCAGCGCGCCGACAGGCGCACCGGCTGGCCTGCACCGCCGCCATCGCCGCCCTGTTCTCCGCCGGGCCCGGCATGGCCGAGATGATGACCGAGCTGGGGGAGCCGGAAGCTGCTGTGAGCATCGTCGCCTGGCCCGGCTACATCGAGCGCGGCGAGACCGATGCCGCCTATGACTGGGTGAGCGCCTTCGAGAAGGAGACCGGCTGCATGGTCTCGGTGAAGACCGCCAACACCTCCGACGAGATGGTGGCGCTGATGAACGAGGGCGGCTTCGACCTGGTGACCGCCTCCGGCGACGCCTCGCTGCGGCTGGTGGCGGGCAAGCGCGTGCAGGAGGTGAACCCGGAGCTCATCCCCTCCTGGTCCAGCCTCGACGAGCGGCTGAAGGATGCGCCCTGGCACACCGTAGAGGGCCGGCACTACGGCGTGCCCTACCAGTGGGGCCCCAACGTGCTGATGTACAACACCGAGGTCTTCCCCGAGGCCCCCACCAGCTGGAACGTGGTGTTCGAGCCGATGGACCTGCCGGACGGCAAGCCGAACGAGGGCCGGGTGCAGGCCTATGACGGGCCGATCCACATCGCCGACGCGGCGAACTACCTGATGGCGCACAAGCCGGAGCTGGGCATCACATCGCCCTACGCGCTCACCGAGGACCAGTACCAGGCGGCGCTGGAGCTCTTGCGCACCCAGCGCACGCTGGTGAGCCGCTACTGGCACGACGCCTTCATCCAGATGGACGATTTCAAGAACGAGGGCGTGGTGGCCTCCGGCTCCTGGCCCTTCCAGGTGAACCTGCTGAAGGCCGACGGCCAGCCGGTGGCCTCCACCATCCCCGAGGAGGGCGCCACGGGCTGGGCCGACACCACCATGCTGCACGCCGAGGCCGAGCACCCGGTGTGCGCCTACAAGTGGATGGAGCATTCGCTGGCCCCGAAGGTGCAGGGCGACCTCGCGGCCTGGTTCGGCTCCAACCCGGTGGTGCCGGCGGCCTGCGAGGGCAACGACCTGCTCGGGCCCGAGGGCTGCAGCACCAACGGGTTCGACGATTTCGAGCGGATCAGGTTCTGGCAGACGCCGGTCTCGAGCTGCGCGGCGGGCGAATGCGTGCCCTACTACCGCTGGGTGTCGGACTATATCGGCGTGATCGGCGGGCGCTGA
- a CDS encoding ABC transporter ATP-binding protein: MPDAVQFRGVSRHFGATRAVDAVDLSVPEGAFFAMLGPSGSGKTTCLRLISGFERPDTGQIRLFGADATDLPPNRRAVNTVFQDYALFPHMSVRDNVAYGLMVRGAGRAERHRAAEEMLALVRLEGFGDRRPGQLSGGQRQRVALARALVNRPRVLLLDEPLGALDLKLREQMQDELKALQTRLGITFVFVTHDQGEALSMADRVAVFSDGRIQQVGSPQDIYERPRTRFVADFVGSSNVTPPGLAGPAAMSLRPEAIRLAAPGGGRVQGTVTGLRYLGQQNRVSVAVGETTLAVLTRAAPEPGSAVGLDWDADAPHPLEEA; this comes from the coding sequence ATCCCAGATGCAGTCCAGTTCCGCGGCGTCTCGCGCCATTTCGGCGCGACGCGGGCGGTCGATGCCGTCGACCTCTCGGTGCCGGAGGGCGCGTTCTTCGCCATGCTCGGGCCCTCGGGCTCGGGCAAGACCACCTGCCTGCGGCTGATCTCCGGCTTCGAGCGGCCGGACACGGGGCAGATCCGGCTCTTCGGCGCCGATGCCACCGACCTGCCCCCGAACCGGCGCGCGGTGAACACCGTGTTCCAGGATTACGCGCTCTTCCCGCACATGAGCGTGCGCGACAACGTGGCCTACGGGCTGATGGTGCGCGGCGCCGGCCGGGCGGAGCGGCACCGGGCGGCGGAGGAGATGCTGGCGCTGGTGCGGCTCGAAGGCTTCGGAGACCGGCGGCCGGGCCAGCTCTCGGGCGGGCAGCGCCAGCGGGTGGCGCTGGCGCGCGCGCTGGTGAACCGGCCCCGCGTGCTGCTGCTCGACGAGCCGCTGGGCGCGCTCGACCTCAAGCTGCGCGAGCAGATGCAGGACGAGCTGAAGGCCCTGCAGACCCGCCTCGGCATCACCTTCGTCTTCGTCACCCATGACCAGGGCGAGGCGCTCTCCATGGCCGACCGGGTGGCGGTGTTCAGCGACGGGCGCATCCAGCAGGTGGGCAGCCCGCAGGACATCTACGAGCGCCCGCGCACCCGCTTCGTGGCCGATTTCGTCGGCTCCTCCAACGTCACCCCACCGGGGCTGGCCGGGCCCGCCGCGATGAGCCTTCGGCCCGAGGCCATCCGCCTCGCGGCACCGGGCGGCGGCCGGGTGCAGGGCACGGTGACCGGGCTGCGCTACCTCGGCCAGCAGAACCGGGTGAGCGTGGCGGTGGGCGAGACCACGCTCGCCGTGCTCACCCGCGCGGCACCGGAGCCGGGCAGCGCCGTGGGGCTGGACTGGGACGCGGACGCCCCCCACCCGCTGGAGGAGGCATGA
- a CDS encoding ABC transporter permease — translation MSALAGRLSDAFWRRPGLLLTLLLLPPLLWLGIVYVGALLALLLQSFFSIDEFSGLINRELTLKSYAELLRPSNFDILLRTVLMAAAVTVAAAVLALPVAWFAARYARGRWKALFYLGVMLPLWSSYLVKVYAWKLILAREGIVTWAFEGLGLTWALNAVLAIPVIGGNALSVSYIGTFLVFLYVWLPFMILPVQAALERVPASLLEASDDLGARPGQTLRHVVLPLALPGLAAGSIFTFSLTLGDYIIPQIIGSSRLFIGQAVYSYQGTAGNIPLAAAFSVVPIVIMGIYLAAARRLGAFDAL, via the coding sequence ATGAGCGCCCTCGCCGGCCGCCTGTCGGATGCGTTCTGGCGCCGGCCGGGGCTGCTGCTCACACTCCTGCTGCTGCCGCCGCTGCTCTGGCTGGGCATCGTCTACGTGGGCGCGCTGCTGGCCCTGCTGCTGCAGAGCTTCTTCTCGATCGACGAGTTCTCCGGGCTGATCAACCGCGAGCTCACCCTCAAGAGCTACGCCGAGCTGCTGCGCCCCTCCAACTTCGACATCCTGCTGCGCACGGTGCTGATGGCGGCGGCCGTCACCGTGGCGGCGGCGGTGCTGGCGCTGCCGGTGGCCTGGTTCGCGGCGCGCTACGCGCGGGGCCGCTGGAAGGCGCTGTTCTACCTCGGGGTGATGCTGCCGCTCTGGTCGAGCTACCTGGTGAAGGTCTACGCCTGGAAGCTGATCCTGGCGCGGGAGGGCATCGTCACCTGGGCCTTCGAGGGCCTCGGCCTCACCTGGGCGCTGAACGCGGTGCTGGCCATCCCGGTGATCGGGGGAAACGCGCTGTCGGTGAGCTACATCGGCACCTTCCTCGTCTTCCTCTACGTCTGGCTGCCCTTCATGATCCTGCCGGTGCAGGCGGCGCTGGAGCGGGTACCTGCCAGCCTGCTGGAAGCCTCGGACGATCTCGGCGCCCGCCCGGGCCAGACGCTGCGCCACGTGGTGCTGCCGCTGGCGCTGCCGGGGCTCGCCGCGGGCTCCATCTTCACCTTCTCACTCACGCTGGGGGATTACATCATCCCGCAGATCATCGGCTCCTCCCGGCTGTTCATCGGCCAGGCGGTCTATTCCTACCAGGGCACGGCGGGGAACATCCCGCTCGCGGCCGCCTTCTCGGTGGTGCCGATCGTGATCATGGGGATCTACCTCGCCGCCGCGCGGCGCCTGGGGGCCTTCGATGCGCTCTGA